From the Engraulis encrasicolus isolate BLACKSEA-1 chromosome 18, IST_EnEncr_1.0, whole genome shotgun sequence genome, the window gagagggttgtagctttcatatgagtgacttctgaagccaagtgattaattgaaagtcaggttattagctgttattccaaacagatgggtaggcgacaactcttttggaggcaagTGTATggttatgacataggctctgcacaaaggggttaagagTATACGGGATGTCATTGTGTTTGAGTGTATATGAATTCTTTAGAGTCCACTTGTCAGAGTGCATCCCATTGtgctagcacagtggttcccaacctatgggtcgggccccaacctatgggtcgccaaagatccacagggtcgcggagccctcttgattttaagtggtttaattttaaatgccatatatagcccatgttgaataaatgacaaagtatTTAACTAATACAGTATATgcttagaagcaacaaaatgtaagtgctagattaaacatttattctacatttgaccaaagacgaactgaggaataaaataactaaaatgagttttcgcaggaaaaacAGACGGCATCATGTGACTGcctctcgtgcaggcgctcgcgcggttgggtcaccacagtttacaatagtaaaaacatgggtccctgaagaaaaaggttgggaaccactgtgctagcaGTTGTTCAATTTTCTTTTTTCAGCTGCTGAATATGCTGCACCTACAGTAGTTGTAATAGTTAAGTTAAGTTTCACTGTATTACGTAATTAGTGTGTATTTCATTGTATTGGTCAGAGTGCAGTTCACTGTATTAGTTAACTTACTGTGTATGTAATTGTATTAGTTTGAGCAATAGTAAGTACACCCCTTTTAAGAAGTAACATTTTAACCATATTTCAACAAGCACTCAAGGTATTTTCAAAAGGTAGTGGTGAAATTATGGTGGTGCTTCTTAATTGTGGTAATTTGTATGTAGACCATTCAATGATGACTCGGACAACAGCATGTCTTTAGCCGGCAGGCATATTTAGTCAAGTGAGCTTTTACCGGAAACCATACATATACCTAAGCAGCCTCTGGTacgcagggctggtctgggggaaaaacaaggcccgggtacttttggctcGAAGggaagaactgactcacctgtgggcctTGTACCATtgtggggcccctattttcagaaatataaatatatatatacagtatatatattttttttttgtacatttctgaaaataggggcccacgagggtgcagggcccagcttgaaatgcccgctatgccagatgaccagtccagccctgaaaataggggcccccgagggtgcagggcccaccgggtaatgcctgctatgccagatggccagtccagccctgtgcaccAATAATAATAAGACTTCTGAGATCagtcaattggagccaattttggtcccctaggggaaattctttctctgcactttataccatttggactagtgaatcacattgaagtacatacacactagtccgtagtagggtttaatcccgggacccgggattcccgggaaatctgatcaaaacaatttcccgtttcccgggaaagccatgacgggaaaccgggaaaaaaaattaagtgcgtgtctatttgttgtcccagcaacataagcaacagtgccatctagcagcggtaacacttcaggctcagcagcagcagcagcagcagcagtacaggcccatttcagcaatgtctgaggtgcgcggttgacgtgttatttcatccgcaaccgcttttcagaatttctaatccacccgccctaatgttttttctccaatttccaaaaccgaatccgcccgccatccgcctattagtttttagtatttaagatgcctgaggcacatagtcgatcgtctttttcaagcagtgcaggtcatttacatcttgccagcccatgtttaaaaaaatctctaatttattgcgattcccaacttgtctccacccatcgcacaacgtgaaagttgaaacgtgtggatgctttaatgcagcctaaattttaacagtttaaatacatccagtccaagcagcacaatcgaaactattggctatctagcttacaagtttggatggtatccaataagacgagtcaagtgtcttgcgaagagtgcagagaattacgtcgcgcgtgtgcgagagagggtgagagagggagcgattccaaacttgtctccatccatcgcacaacgtgaaagttaacgtgtatgctttcatgcagcctaaattgtaccaattttgcctcctctccaagcagcacaatcgaaactattggctatctagcttgcaagtttggctggtctatccaacaagatgagtcaagtgacatatgtcttgcgaagagtgcaagcgtcgctttgtgtgtgagcgagagaaccagagagagaacgagagagaggcgcttcccaaaatcgctctgcagaaagggcaaggcgttgtctccaaatattagacaaaatgcagcttattttagttaagtagacatcaggaaagtattttgtttagttgcaaagccgagctgattggttcatattgctctgaaagacactgaagtctatgcctatattttaatgggtttattatgcgcgcgaggtcacctaactgtagtgacgcccggtgctattaccagaggaaaacgatagcacttgggcaaacggtaaagtcagtttagccatgcatacctgcctatgatgaaccagttttcttgtttgaaaaaacactcttcctggcgctaaagcaaactgccatttctgactgacccagatgaaatcccatgcacggaactccactattgagatgacatcgcataggctatatttcccaccgcttatcacagtagccgacagtgaaacattgttctcatgaagctggcggtagacgtgtatactatccacaggtgaaggacaatgtgccatgattttgcgcacaacctcaaacacaattccttaatggaaaatagccaacccactgttgcatcaaacttataggtgaaagtcgtgagctccaccaacaatccaccgtcattgataagcgctgcatgctgcgcacaggctatcacttcattattattgtgttggtggataggagagcttaatcttaattcctttctcccaataatgatacaaacagtaacaacttacaaaatgccagtttgggaggaacagttgaattatagcctgcatgactagatcaaaaaatttgaaaaaaaaaaaaaaaaccgggatttcccgggattcccgggaaatgggccgtcagatcccgggatttgattcatgccattttcgggaaaaatattaaaccctagtccGTAGCAGTCACATGTGTCCTTGCAATCTAGTAGAGTACACACATGTACCGTACATGACCGAGTAGCAATAGAGTAGTAGACGTGcgggcgcgcgcacgtgtgtgtgtgtgtgtgtgtgtgtgtgtgtgtgtgtgtgtgtgtgtgtgtgtgtgtgtgcgtgtgctgttaaTGATTGTTTTAACTCAATATTTGCTACGGAGAATGCTCCAGTAACCAAAGTCATGATTTTGGGTTCTCTCGTTTGACCACGATGTCTGATCACTTCACCAAGCGCATGCTTTGAAAATGTTAAAAGTCATGAAATCAagacctagcctcgcgagccatcctacgtacttccgccaaaggattggctgcactacggtagtctggccgtgcttctctgtggagtgcctggaacagtagaattttgatcgcaacgcaccccccccccacacacacacacacacctccctcagaAAAAAGCCAATAAACGATTACGCGGGGCGAAAGGGgtaggacgctcgtgacaatgacgtacaaaTCTGCgtcagagccattggtctgtgctatgttgttgttgagtaactgccggcgattgggtgagaggtgtccaataatttcaaaccataactgagtgcaaacttcctgcttcctacaattgcttcagagcaaacaaagaCCAAACCATGAATaggaaattaaatggtagtattatgggatggtcaggaccaggataatcaagaccaagaccaaagttgttactcacactcacacacacacacacacacacacacacacacgcacgcacgcacgcacgcacgcacgcacgcacacacacacacacacacacacacacacacacacacacacacacacacacacacacacacacacagagacacactttgTGCCCacgagagagagggcaggaagagagagagagggggtagagagagggggaggaggagacagggggggggagagagagagagagagagagagagagagagcaaaagaggggagagaaagtggagagaggggggatagagagagagagagagggggggggcggagagcaagagaggggagagaggggggatagagagaaagagcgagagagtggagggagggagaaagagagtggggtagagcagagagagggggagagaggggggatagagacagagagaggggaagggagagagcaagtggggtagagagcagagagaaagggagagagaaaaggagagagagagcgaagagaaagggagagagaggggaagagtgagagggagatagagcagagagagggggggagagaggagagaagagagagagagagagagagggggggggcagaaagggagagagagagagagagagagagagagaggaagagcaagagcaagagaggggagagaaagggagagagggggggatagagagcaaagagaaagggagagatgggaagagaaggagagagagagagagagagagagagagaggcatgtatGATTGTAGCTTTTAGTTTGCTATATATTAGCACACACGTGTACAAgatcagtggtgtgtgtgagtaagtgtctgtgtgtgtgtgtgtgtgtgtgtgtgtgtgtgtgtgtgtgtgtgtgtgtgtgtgtgtgtgtgtgtgtgtgtgtgtgtgtgtgtgtgtgtgtgtgtgtgtgcttttgtcctGTCCCTGAGCGTAGttcctctgtgtgtttgcgtgtgtgtgtgtgtgtgtgtgtgtgtgtgtgtgtgtgtgtgtgtgtgtgtgtgtgtgtgttacctgtcccTGTGCAgagctcctctgtgtgtgtgtgtgtgtgtgtgtgtgtgtgtgtgtgtgtgtgtgtgtgtgtgtgtgtgtgtgtgtgaatgtatggtgtgtgtgtgcgcatggtgtgtgttcatgtgtgtgtgttacctgtcccTGAGCGTAGttcctctgggtgtgtgtgtgcgtatgtgtgtgtgtgtgagatggtgtgtgtgtgcgtgtgcgtgtgtgtgtgtgtgtgtgtgtgtgtgtgtgtgtgtgtgtgtgtatgcgtgtgtgtgcgtgtgtgtgtgtgtgtgtgtgtgtgtgtgtgtgtgtgtgtgtgtgtgtgtgtgtgtgtgtgtgtgtttgtgatggtgtgtgtgtgtgtgtgtgtgtgtgtgtgtgtgtgtgtgtgtgtgtgtgtgtgtgtgtgtgtgtgtgatggtgtgtgtgtgtgtgtgtgtgtgtgtgtgtgtgtgtgtgtgtgtgtgtgtgtgtgtgtgtgtgatggtgagtgtgtgtgtgtgtgtaatggtgtgtgcgtgcctgtgtgtattatGTAATGAAAACGTTATTCCATCTGTGTGTCATGCTCAAAATATGTGGgagactcctacacacacacacacacacacacacacacacacacacacacacacacacacacacacacacacacacacacacacacacacacacacacacacacacacacacacacacacagaggagctaTGCACAGGGACAGgtagaacgcacgcacacacacacacacgtgggagaCTCCCAAATGGGCTatttctccttctctgtttcactctgcagATCTCTATCTTAGCTTTTTCCTTGctagagagatgggaagagaagagagagagagagagagagagagagagagagagagagagagagagagagagagagagagagagagagagagagagagagagagagagagagagaggcatgtatGATTGTAGCTTTTAGTTTGCTATATATTAGCACACACGTGTACAggatcagtggtgtgtgtgtgtaagtgtgtgtgtgtgtgtgtgtgtgtgtgtgtgtgtgtgtgtgtgtgtgtgtgtgtgtgtgtgtgtgtgtgtgtgtgtgtgtgtgtgtgcgtgtgtgtgtgtgtgtgtgcttttgtcctGTCCCTGAGCGTAGTTcctctgtgtgtttgcgcgcgtgtgtgtgtgtgtgtgtgtgtgtgtctttgtgtgtgtatgtgtgtgtgtgtgtgtgttacctgtcccTGTGCAgagctcctctgtgtgtgtgtgtgtgtgtgtgtgtgtgtgtgtgtgtgtgtgtgtgtgtgtgtgtgtgtgtgtgtgtgtgtgtgtgtgtgtgtgtgtgtgtgtgtgtgaatgtatggtgtgtgtgtgcgcatggtgtgtgttcatgtgtgtgtgttacctgtcccTGAGCgtagttcctctgtgtgtgtgtgggtgtgtgtgtgggtgtgtgtgtgggtgtgtgtgtgcgtatgtgtgtgtgtgtgtgatggtgtgtgtgtgcgtgtgtgtgtgtgtgtgtgtgtgtgcgtgtgtgtgtgcgtcaaaaTATGTGGgagactcctacacacacacacacacacacacacacacacacacacacacacacacacacacacacacacacacacacacacacacacacacacacagaggagctaTGCACAGGGAcaggtagaacacacacacacacacacacacacacacacacacacacacacacacacacacacacacacacacacacacacacacacacgtgggagaCTCCCAAATGGGCCatttctccttctctgtttcaGTCTGCAGATCTCTATCTTAGCtttttccttgctctctctctctccctctctctccctcccaatctctctctctctctccctctcctaactTTATAAAAGAGGGTGATCACGCAGTCTAACTCACAgacactattgctgctgctgcaccgacttctgccatcagtattgctgctacagacaccagtgacagacggGGCGTTCTTACTCCTAAAGGTAAGATCAATGTTTCTTATACTTGGCCGTttcaaaatgttgtatttctgagtctggataagagagagagagagagagagagagagagagagagagagagagagagagagagagagagagagagagagagagagagaaagatccgATTTTTTAATCGCCATACACACGTTGGTGGGTCCTGCCTGTGCCTGATGTATCTGTCTGTGTAACATTCATGCAATTGTGGACCATTATTATgaataaataaactaaaatgtacaTTTCTATGTAGATTACTTAGCACAATGTGTGCAAGCCACTCAGAAtctgttgaatgttttatttaacagtgacttggaagatgagggctgccatctcactgctggtgctgctgctctccatgtgtgtAGTCCAGACAGAGAGTCAAGGCACTGACGCCTCTACCCAGCTGGACGTCTctactgagctgaaggaactcagagactTGGTGGTGGAGCTGAAAGGAAGACTTGTGGCCAGTGATGCAGATGATCTGGCAATGAAACAAAGACTGGCAGCCAGTGAGACTAAGGTGGAGGCTCTGGAGAGGGCGCTACAGGACACCAAAGCAGAAATGAGGACGGAGGTGGACAATCTGAAGAAGGAAAATGCAGCAATTGAGAAAAAGGTGGAGGCTCTGGAGAAAGAGGTTAgagcagcacccaaggtggccttctcagcagctCTGGGGGAATCTGGACCCGTACTGGCAAAGCGGAATGATGACCTGAACTTGGTGTTTAAGAAGGTCATCACCAACGTAGGAGATGCCTACAACAGCACgactggcttcttcacagctcctgtcaggggggtctactacatcaggtacattacacatacatgtctattgtgtattgtttcttaatgcttatttattgttagctcATATTTACTATATGTTTGTCTATTagtctggaatgtgctgtgtggatggccaggtggcattcaatttctcctgtggggattaataaactctctctctctctctctctctctctctctctctctctctctctctctctctctctctctctctctctctctctctctctctcagtaccagttaaaacaagaaaaggtttttgaataggtataggttttctgttttccctgtttctgttaacctactgaacgcaggtcgttaacaactaccatccctGTAATgccatgcagggctctaaattaactttttccatcaccagtcAATTTGGcttgtggacattttttcttaccagccaaatagaatttcaactagccatttttttttatctcaccaaaataaactatgctttaggctattttatttttttaattatggtcattttgttcaactatttccacaacactataggcctacataccatatacctacataataagcatatattttttaattatttttttaaacttactttcattacttaggcctaatcaattccattcattttcattccaTTCCTCTGAAAATAGTGAATCACAtctcaagccactcacataacggacctttaacatacagtagcctaaccaaacacacagccaaacactacaaaacctcacataggcctacgcaggaaggaaggagaagagatgagaggaaaggagaggagagaggaggagctcttctctaccatgcgcaacaaaatgacaaaaagcccatgtttaactaaaagtaaataatatcacaggAATCTTTGTTTCCTTTGTTACTTCTATAGCGTCATcgttggtttttttgtttgttgtttttttttcctttccgatgacgtgggctttccaacttgaCAACTGACAGCTCTACGCTCACacgactctgacagtcagctcttcacctctgcccttgtcgcaatttcgttccacaaccactccttttttaagGTCACTAGTATTACTGTTACAATTACTacaagcattcaccaacacagatAACCTTACAGAGCACAGGGTGGCCTAGCTCtgggcataatctgcgtaagtcctgttattgaaacagTCAGGCCTTCACGTTCAAACCTGTCGGACCTGTCGCTTCTATGGGATCTGTCGCTTTTGTCATCTGATTGGCCGAAATGAACGATCCATGTTTAGGGGCTGTCCATGGTGgtaggctacgtcgtgacgctagtgtccataggtaatgtaggaaatctcgcagtctaacgttcgtcatagcagcggtttgccattcataatttactgtactcgggcgctactagccaaattggcgggtagttaattttttctactagccaaaatgaattttcacccgtgtttggcgggttggcgtgtgttaatttagagccctgatgccatgtatgtgtgtggtaggctgtagtagatatgcacttgagtatctctatgagggcactttatgcatgtatgtatgtatgtatgtatgtatgtatgtatgtatgtatgtatgtatgtatgtatgtatgtatgtatgtgtttattgttaagcgggcttgcagagcaaggcccggtTCTAGAAATccctaagtaaagtttatgcttgcttgcttgattctcttgtgcagggcagtaaaaatagaaaatggatctcctcctaggcctttcgagatagacaccattcaaacactaaaacaaccggctcggcttggagatcatgtatattaataggcttgtccgtgtctcttgtcgtttttccatttttggcgattttgtgcaagtttgggtccccattgaaaacaatggtagaaccttcatgaaccaaggttccgccactctacagatcagagtgtaggaggctttttcggttataaaacatcaacactttcacctagaagtttagttgacgcgttgttagcgagctctatgggatgtccccaaactgtgaaagtttcatctcccaactcctaTTACTtcttaaatggcaggtgtgtacaAACGACAGGGCTGGCCCCATTGTTTTTGCCATTgagtcttgaagtgcctttttcaagaggttagcgcatgttccacaagaggtccatttgtaaCTGAAcagtttaacctataaacttcattcaaagactgttagaaagatcacacttATGACTCCTATCTGTgaccaggacatgtgccaattctttttagttttttttacaacgataatCTAAAGCCCTAGAAACTGTTTTCGATTCtcccctctgccttagagcaccatactaactgccattcagtcaatcagaacaggtgcagccaatatagggttccatctcaactgtcactttctctcaacattctattcttaacgagcagctgctctgcagttctagaagtctatcgttcagctcttcaatgcaatctgatattgtcttgctgtaatgcattttataggcagctgcttggctcaatcgTAATGGTCCTGCATCagcaatatggaggttgtgagttcgaatcccactcagacccatgttgattttcaaaattatatcatatgcagtgttctttagccaacttcaaataccatggaTGCCATTTAcaatcaatggcaaatgtgctggattagatatatggaggttgggagttcgaatcccacttggacccatgttgattttcaaaattataccatatgcagtgttccttagccaacttaaaataccatgtatgtcatttagtatatcaccaaaacgcagagctacaacactttcaagatggctgaatccaagatggctgaattgtttgacccataacttctgaatgggtggatggattttttccaacatttattttagctttgttttctcaatagtactttctttcatctctgccccaaaaggcaagcccgcttccagcattttctgtgagaatgcaatctagttgttgtttttttttttggcgtcatgtatatcagtgttgtgtgtatgtggcagacAAATTCCcctcgggaccattaaaaagaatcttgaatcttttgaAGGTTCACTGTTATGGATGAGCTGTggctcatattattattattattattattatttatctttAAATATTCTAATTTCTTTGGTGGTCTACTAAGTCAGGTTCACTGTTATGAATGAGATGGACGAGAACCACTACACCATGTATATCAGGCTGTACAAGAACGGACGGTggctcatattattattattattattattattattattattattattattattaatgaattaatcgataatttgcatccctaatcttgAGGGTTCACTGTTATGGATGAGCTGGACAGGAACCACTACACCATGTATATCAGGCTGTACAAGAATGGACAgtggctcttcttcttcttcttcttcttcttcttcttcttcttcttcttcttcttcttcttcttattattattattattaatgaattaatcgataataaTTTCACTGTTATGAATGAGATGGATGAGAGCTACTACACCATGTATATCAGACTGTACAAGAACCGCCGGTggctcatattattattattattattattattattattattattattattattaatgaattaatcattgaccagcttgagctggccttgccccagggtagactcctgacatgatgtttagtttagtttagtttgtgtgtgtgtgtgtttgtgtgtgtgtgtactcgttatttactctatataaaaaaaataaataaataaaaaaaaactaactaacccctctttgcaactgcacttgttgttctgtatatctcctgtgcactttgtatttgcttgtgatgttggcttgattatgtcctcttttgaaagtcgctttggttataaagcgtctgccaaatgcaatgtaataatgtaatgtaatgtaatcgatAATTCGCATCCCTAATCTTGAAGGTTCACTGTTATAGATGAGATGGACGAGAACCACTACCACATGTTTATCAGGCTGTACAAGAACGGACGGTGGCTCCAGCAGCTCTTGGAGTATGAATCTAATATGGAGGTAGcctatctgtccagtggcctggCTCTGCAGCTGGAGCAGGGAGACACAGTAAACATGGTGCTGCCAGCGGGGCGCAGGGTCAGTGACAGTACTGACGACAGCCGCAgtaccttcagtggcttcctgctcttcccttgCTCTTACGCCCAATGCCCCAACGCCACTGTGCCCCCGACCACTCACTGGGCTGACCAATTTGGCTGGGACTAAGACAAAGTTGTGAGACACCCACTATTGTATCTATTGacatctaactattgtataaaaagTAATAATGAAGGCCCAATGAGATTGGGATAACTGCCCCCTTTGCaacccatctcccccccccccatctccctgggcctgggataactgccccctttgcccccccccccatctccctgggcccgagataactgacccctttgtccccccctgtcggcttccctgatgaccACTCACTAATGGTGTTGGTGATGATTTG encodes:
- the LOC134469009 gene encoding heavy metal-binding protein HIP-like, which produces MRAAISLLVLLLSMCVVQTESQGTDASTQLDVSTELKELRDLVVELKGRLVASDADDLAMKQRLAASETKVEALERALQDTKAEMRTEVDNLKKENAAIEKKVEALEKEVRAAPKVAFSAALGESGPVLAKRNDDLNLVFKKVITNVGDAYNSTTGFFTAPVRGVYYIRFTVIDEMDENHYHMFIRLYKNGRWLQQLLEYESNMEVAYLSSGLALQLEQGDTVNMVLPAGRRVSDSTDDSRSTFSGFLLFPCSYAQCPNATVPPTTHWADQFGWD